The Pueribacillus theae genomic interval CGATGCCTTGAAAGGCAGGATGCGTGATGACATCGCTTACTTTTTCGCCATTTACAAAAATACTTCTGTTCCCTTTTAATGATTCAATATACTCTGAACCGCTTCTTACCATACATGACCACCCTTTCTAAATTTAAACATTAAAAAATTACTCTACTTTTTTTAAAAAAACAGGATTCAGATAATACTGAACCCTGTATACATTATAATAAACCCTGAATACATCAGTCAATCATTTTTTTGCTACTTTTGTCGAATAAAGTCCCCTTACTGTGTTTTTATAACGTTATGATTCCTTTGCATAATAGCGAACTTCAAATATTTTACATCCATTAGGCGATTTCCAAGGTCCATGCTTCATACCTGGAGGGCGGCACGCGACCATTCCAGCTGTAAACTCCTCGTTTAATTCCAAATCAATAATTGAACCCTCAATGATACAAAGCTCTTCCCAAAAATCATGAATTTGCACCCCGTTTGGCGATGTATCTGTTCCAGGTTCAAATTCAAGAATCCTTGTTGCAACTTCAGTACCCGGGATTTGAGCTATCACTCTTTGCGCCAATCCTTTTGGATTTAATTCTTCCTTCTCAAACTTATGAAAATCCGTAAACTCTAGCTCTTGTTTAGGCATTCTTAGTCCTCCTTCGAATCGGTTAATATTTTGACTTCGTAACTTAGTTTTATCTTTTTATTCGTTTTTGAATCACTTAATTCTGCCCGAAACTTTTCTCCATAAAGAAACTTGTCTGTTTTAAGTGGTGGTGTACCACAAAACAAAACTGTGTTTGTAGTCGAATATCCACGTTCTTTAATGATTTCCAATAGCTCTT includes:
- a CDS encoding cupin domain-containing protein gives rise to the protein MPKQELEFTDFHKFEKEELNPKGLAQRVIAQIPGTEVATRILEFEPGTDTSPNGVQIHDFWEELCIIEGSIIDLELNEEFTAGMVACRPPGMKHGPWKSPNGCKIFEVRYYAKES